Part of the Armatimonadota bacterium genome, ATCAGGAATAGTGTCCGCATGTGTTCCTCCTAGTCCGACTCTATATCTTCTGTTCGCCCAGCCGGTACGCATGCCCTCCATGATGCTTGACATCACTCCCCTCCGGTGTTAGTCTTGTGTTACTACGAACGCACTACGGCATTGTCCGTTGACCTTGGGAGTGGGACATATGACCAACGGATACACGCGCCGCTGCTTCCTGGCAGGATTGGGAGCGTCGGCTGCGAGCCTTGCATTGTCGCCCTATATCTCCGCCGAGTCTCGCCCCAACATACTGCTGATCACCGCCGACGACATGGACTACCATTCCCTCGGCGCGACCGGCTGCAAGGTCACGAACATCACGCCGAACCTCGATGCCCTCGCGAAGCAAGGTGTGCTCTTCACCCAGGCGCACGTCACCTCCGCCGTCTGCCAACCCTGCCGGTCCGTGCTCATGACCGGGCGATTCCCTCACGGGAACGGAGCGATGGGGTTCGAGCCTATCAACCCCGAGGTGCCGACCCTCCAGCAGGCGCTGAACAAGGCCGGCTACCTGAACGGGATTATGGCGAAGGTCGGTCATCTGCGCCCGCAGGAATGCTTCATGTGGGACTTCGTCGCCGACGCCAAGGAGTTGGGTCAGGGTCGCGATCCCGATCTCTACTACAAGTCCTCGAAGCAGTTCTTTGAGCGCGCGAAGGCCGAGGGCAAGCCGTTCTTCATGATGGCGAACTCCCAGGACCCGCATCGTCCATTCGCAGGAAGCGCAGGTGAGGGTGCCACCGCGGAGAAGCGCAAGATCGCCGGATTCCCGGGCGCATCTCGGACCTACAAGCCGGAGGAGATCGCCATCCCCGACTTCCTGCCCGATCTGCCGGACGTGCGCAAGGAGATGGCGCAGTACTACACCTCTGTCCACCGCTGCGACGAGATCGTCGGCCAGGTCCTGCGCGCCCTCAGGGAGAGCAGCCTGGAGGAGAACACCGTCGTCTTCTTCCTCAGCGACAACGGCATCTCTGAGCCCTTCGCCAAGACGAATTGCTACCGGGTGAGCACTCAGACACCGCTGATCGTCCGCTGGCCGGGGAAGATCAAGCCCGGGCGGAACGATGACGACCTCGTGTCGGGGATCGACTTCATGCCGACGGTGCTCGATATCGCTGGGATCAAGCAAGTCGCGGGCATGGACGGCCGCTCATACCTCCCGTTGCTGAAGGGGCAGAAGGAAGCCGGGCACGACAAGGTCTTCACGTTCCTCTTCGAGACATCGGCGAAGAAGGAGTTCCCGATGCGCTGCGTGCGGACGAAGAGGTACAGCTATCTGTACAACGCCTGGTCGGACGGGAAGACTCAGTTCCAGAACGAGCCGATGGGCGGACTCGCGTGGAAGGCGATGGTCGCCTCCGCCGACCCCAAGATCAAGGAGCGGGCCGATTTCTTCCTCCGCCGCGTGCCCGAGGAGTTCTACGACCTGGAGTCCGATCCCGGCGAGCGGAAGAACCTGATCGCCGATCGGAAGTACAAGGAGCAGATCGCCACTATGCGCGCCGAGATGCTCGATATGATGGAGTCCACCAGGGATTCCGTCATCTACAGGTTCAGGAAGCAGATTGGG contains:
- a CDS encoding sulfatase, translating into MTNGYTRRCFLAGLGASAASLALSPYISAESRPNILLITADDMDYHSLGATGCKVTNITPNLDALAKQGVLFTQAHVTSAVCQPCRSVLMTGRFPHGNGAMGFEPINPEVPTLQQALNKAGYLNGIMAKVGHLRPQECFMWDFVADAKELGQGRDPDLYYKSSKQFFERAKAEGKPFFMMANSQDPHRPFAGSAGEGATAEKRKIAGFPGASRTYKPEEIAIPDFLPDLPDVRKEMAQYYTSVHRCDEIVGQVLRALRESSLEENTVVFFLSDNGISEPFAKTNCYRVSTQTPLIVRWPGKIKPGRNDDDLVSGIDFMPTVLDIAGIKQVAGMDGRSYLPLLKGQKEAGHDKVFTFLFETSAKKEFPMRCVRTKRYSYLYNAWSDGKTQFQNEPMGGLAWKAMVASADPKIKERADFFLRRVPEEFYDLESDPGERKNLIADRKYKEQIATMRAEMLDMMESTRDSVIYRFRKQIGK